In the Cheilinus undulatus linkage group 19, ASM1832078v1, whole genome shotgun sequence genome, one interval contains:
- the LOC121527714 gene encoding serine/threonine-protein kinase H1-like: MGCGTSKVLPEASKKGYVSVVQSLIAFSKACDGDDEPKKHARGAWFSSGVKNPPQRPNSQQQMQRPQDKVARYKDKFDPRVTARYDIKALIGRGSFSRVVRVEHRATRQPFAIKMMEVEAPQGREVCASELAVLQRVSHSNVIQLIEVFQFPQRVYMVLELATGGELLERVVSRGHFTERDATQALRMVLAGVGYLHNLGITHRDLKPENLLYYHPGADSRLLVTDFGLATFNNKTCQVSGLGRSDTGDYISADKTWTLRTTCGTPEYMAPEILQRKPYTCAVDLWALGVIAYIVLSGSMPFEDDSHTRLYRSIVRGTYSFTGDPWPSVSNLAKDFIQRLLSADPAARLTADQAIRHPWVATMAASSSMRNLHRSISRNLRQRTSRSSSRCPSSTLSSGGSNKLRLATH, translated from the exons ATGGGCTGTGGAACCAGTAAGGTGCTGCCCGAGGCCTCCAAGAAGGGCTACGTCAGTGTGGTGCAATCGCTCATTGCCTTCAGTAAAGCTTGTGACGGAGATGACGAGCCAAAGAAGCATGCAAGAGGAGCGTGGTTCTCCTCCGGCGTTAAGAATCCTCCACAAAGGCCGAATAGCCAACAACAGATGCAAAGGCCGCAGGATAAAGTCGCCAGGTACAAGGACAAATTTGACCCAAGAGTGACTGCAAG ATACGACATCAAGGCTCTGATCGGTCGAGGAAGCTTCAGCCGCGTTGTGCGTGTGGAGCATAGGGCCACTCGCCAGCCCTTCGCCATAAAAATGATGGAGGTGGAGGCCCCTCAGGGACGTGAGGTGTGCGCCTCGGAGCTGGCGGTGCTGCAGAGAGTGAGCCACTCTAATGTGATTCAGCTGATCGAGGTGTTTCAGTTTCCACAGAGGGTTTATATGGTGCTGGAGCTCGCTACGGGAGGGGAGCTGCTGGAGAGAGTGGTCAGCAGAGGCCACTTCACAGAGAGAGACGCCACCCAGGCGCTACGAATGGTGCTGGCCGGGGTGGGGTACCTGCACAACTTAGGAATCACCCACAGAGATTTAAAGCCAGAAAATCTTCTCTACTATCATCCCGGGGCTGACTCCAGGCTGCTGGTGACTGACTTTGGACTGGCAACttttaacaacaaaacatgCCAGGTTTCAGGTCTCGGCAGGAGTGACACAGGCGATTATATAAGCGCTGATAAGACCTGGACCCTGAGAACCACCTGTGGAACCCCTGAATACATGGCCCCTGAGATTTTGCAGAGGAAACCCTATACCTGTGCTGTGGACTTATGGGCCTTGGGGGTGATCGCCTACATCGTGCTGAGTGGGTCCATGCCGTTTGAGGACGACAGTCACACACGGCTCTACAGATCCATTGTGAGAGGAACGTACAGCTTCACTGGAGAC CCTTGGCCCTCAGTGTCCAACCTGGCTAAGGACTTTATCCAGCGCCTGCTCTCGGCCGACCCCGCCGCCCGCTTGACGGCAGACCAAGCCATCCGTCACCCCTGGGTGGCCACCATGGCAGCCAGCTCCTCCATGAGGAACCTCCATCGATCTATTTCCAGGAACCTGAGGCAGCGGACGTCCCGCAGCTCCTCTCGGTGTCCAAGCAGCACATTGAGCTCCGGTGGCTCCAACAAGCtgaggctggctacacactag